From the genome of Nitrospirota bacterium, one region includes:
- a CDS encoding FAD-dependent oxidoreductase, producing the protein MEKIVVLGGSFGGLTAALETKRLLGPQAEVTVISEENRFVFLPSLPWLIMGWRKPEDITLSVSDILKSKGIQFIHEAALAVDPDLSKVRTATKEFSYDHLIISTGPFLSFDEIPGLGPDKGYTDCTFTLDHAVRTSQTWKKILEDPGTVVVGSSQMVSCFGPSYELAFEMHAELKRLKMRHKVPIIYLTSEPYLGHMGVGGLGNSKRFFEEEFADRDIKSLVSQAIEEVTPGEIRLKDGSKIPFKLAMIAPPFKGVPAVAQLGNPRGFIPVDRNYRHTKHKNIFAIGVAMAIAPPEQTPVPTGVPKTGFMTVKMAKTAAAAIYSDVKGTPPPAMDEMEVICIMDMGNTAALMKASPVLPPRQESFTKKGVWAKWMKVGFEKYFLWKMKNGQSNLP; encoded by the coding sequence ATGGAAAAGATCGTTGTGTTGGGCGGTTCATTCGGCGGACTGACTGCTGCGCTCGAAACAAAGAGGCTATTAGGCCCACAGGCAGAGGTAACGGTCATCAGTGAGGAGAACAGGTTCGTATTTCTGCCGTCTCTTCCCTGGCTGATTATGGGCTGGAGAAAGCCTGAGGACATTACGCTCAGTGTCTCTGACATCCTTAAATCTAAAGGCATCCAGTTTATCCATGAAGCAGCTCTGGCAGTAGATCCTGATCTCTCGAAGGTCAGAACAGCAACAAAAGAGTTCTCCTACGATCACCTCATCATCTCAACCGGCCCTTTTCTTTCGTTTGACGAGATACCCGGTCTTGGTCCTGATAAGGGATACACTGACTGCACCTTTACCCTTGATCACGCGGTAAGAACAAGCCAGACCTGGAAAAAGATTCTTGAAGACCCCGGCACTGTAGTAGTCGGTTCATCCCAGATGGTCAGCTGCTTTGGCCCTTCCTATGAGCTCGCCTTCGAGATGCATGCTGAATTAAAAAGATTGAAGATGCGCCATAAGGTGCCGATCATCTATCTCACGTCAGAACCGTATCTCGGCCATATGGGTGTCGGCGGCCTTGGCAATTCAAAGCGCTTCTTTGAAGAGGAGTTTGCAGACAGGGACATTAAATCACTTGTGAGTCAGGCGATTGAAGAAGTGACGCCCGGAGAGATCAGGCTGAAAGACGGCTCAAAAATACCGTTCAAACTGGCGATGATAGCCCCGCCTTTCAAGGGAGTGCCTGCGGTAGCACAACTCGGCAACCCCAGAGGCTTTATCCCTGTTGACAGAAATTATCGCCATACAAAACATAAGAATATCTTTGCAATCGGTGTGGCTATGGCAATAGCTCCTCCTGAACAGACCCCTGTGCCTACCGGAGTTCCGAAGACAGGGTTTATGACCGTGAAGATGGCAAAAACCGCTGCTGCCGCAATCTATTCAGATGTCAAAGGAACACCACCGCCGGCCATGGATGAAATGGAGGTCATCTGCATCATGGATATGGGCAACACTGCAGCGCTGATGAAGGCTTCGCCGGTGCTTCCTCCGCGTCAGGAGTCATTTACGAAAAAAGGTGTATGGGCAAAATGGATGAAGGTCGGTTTTGAGAAATACTTTCTCTGGAAGATGAAGAACGG
- the selD gene encoding selenide, water dikinase SelD, which produces MLGQLPACTDKNVLVGASNADDAGIYKITDEIAVVLTTDFFTPIVDDPYWFGAIAAANSLSDVWAMGGKPTVALNIAMFPSSSEFFPSLQRVMQGGIDKMTEAGVSIIGGHTIKDKEPKFGYTIMGLIHPDKILDNSKAKPGDALILTKKIGTGIISTGVKAGMCSDAVIEEFTLSMATLNKRAGEIMCEIGVSTATDITGFGLIGHLNEVLTASKCQARLYSSRVPFFEEAVRLVKNGIAPGGTLGNLKIYNQYVAWAEDVPEYEKVLMNDAQTSGGLLIFVPAEKKEQLITALQKEGILAAHIGDILDSQPKDEKHVIVER; this is translated from the coding sequence GTGCTGGGGCAGCTGCCTGCGTGTACAGACAAAAATGTTCTGGTTGGGGCATCCAATGCCGATGATGCAGGGATCTACAAGATTACTGACGAAATAGCGGTTGTCCTTACCACAGACTTTTTCACCCCTATTGTTGATGACCCTTACTGGTTCGGGGCAATTGCCGCAGCCAACTCACTGTCTGACGTGTGGGCCATGGGAGGGAAGCCGACGGTTGCACTCAACATCGCCATGTTCCCGAGCAGTTCTGAGTTTTTCCCATCGCTACAGAGAGTCATGCAGGGCGGCATTGACAAGATGACCGAGGCGGGCGTATCGATCATCGGTGGCCACACAATCAAGGACAAAGAACCGAAATTCGGGTATACCATAATGGGGCTTATCCATCCCGATAAGATACTCGATAATTCTAAAGCAAAACCGGGCGATGCCCTGATACTCACCAAAAAAATCGGGACAGGTATCATCTCCACCGGAGTAAAGGCCGGCATGTGCAGCGATGCCGTTATTGAGGAGTTTACCCTCTCTATGGCGACTTTGAATAAACGGGCAGGAGAGATTATGTGCGAGATCGGTGTGAGCACCGCAACGGATATCACCGGCTTCGGGCTTATCGGTCACCTGAATGAGGTGCTTACTGCGAGCAAATGCCAGGCCCGCCTTTATTCAAGCCGCGTTCCGTTTTTCGAGGAAGCGGTAAGACTGGTCAAGAATGGCATTGCCCCCGGTGGCACGTTAGGAAATCTGAAGATATATAACCAATATGTTGCCTGGGCAGAAGATGTGCCGGAATATGAAAAGGTTCTTATGAACGATGCCCAGACATCAGGAGGCCTGCTTATCTTTGTCCCGGCAGAAAAGAAGGAGCAGTTGATTACTGCCTTGCAAAAGGAAGGGATTCTGGCTGCGCACATTGGAGATATTCTTGATAGTCAGCCAAAAGACGAAAAACACGTTATCGTAGAGCGCTGA
- a CDS encoding sulfite exporter TauE/SafE family protein, whose translation MAFYLLLWAAGSIVGFFSGLLGIGGGILMFPLLLYVPPLLGMDSIGVKNITGLTMIQGFFASLTAMFFYHKHNLVNKPLVLTLGLSLFLSSLTGSFVSKIVPDKPLLFIFGALAFVASIMMLIPRNYSKDDFTEDKITFHKSMAIVIGITIGFLIGLVGQGGAFIIIPLMLYVLKIPLRVALGSTLAIGLFSASAGLIGKIATGQVPFHMAAALLVGAIPAARFGGVVGKKTKSEHLRWLLAVIIIATAVKIWSDIFK comes from the coding sequence ATGGCGTTTTATCTTTTGTTATGGGCAGCAGGCTCGATAGTCGGCTTCTTCTCGGGTCTGCTCGGAATCGGCGGGGGCATACTCATGTTCCCGCTGCTCCTTTACGTGCCTCCTCTTCTTGGGATGGACTCAATCGGTGTGAAAAATATTACCGGTCTGACAATGATCCAGGGATTCTTTGCGTCCCTTACAGCCATGTTTTTTTACCACAAGCATAATCTTGTCAACAAGCCTCTTGTTCTTACCCTTGGACTCTCGCTGTTTCTGTCCTCCCTGACCGGATCTTTCGTATCAAAAATTGTTCCGGACAAACCTCTGCTGTTTATCTTTGGTGCACTGGCATTTGTAGCGTCAATAATGATGCTTATCCCCAGAAATTATTCAAAAGATGACTTCACGGAGGATAAGATAACCTTTCATAAATCAATGGCCATAGTTATAGGAATTACTATCGGATTTCTTATTGGTTTGGTAGGACAAGGTGGAGCATTCATAATAATACCTCTTATGCTGTATGTCTTGAAGATTCCGCTCAGGGTCGCTCTGGGAAGCACCCTCGCCATTGGGCTCTTCTCAGCTTCAGCAGGCTTGATCGGAAAGATAGCAACAGGTCAGGTACCTTTTCATATGGCGGCTGCATTACTTGTTGGTGCAATCCCTGCAGCACGTTTTGGCGGTGTAGTTGGTAAAAAAACCAAGTCTGAACATTTGAGATGGCTGCTTGCAGTGATCATTATTGCCACTGCGGTTAAGATCTGGTCGGATATTTTCAAATAA
- a CDS encoding winged helix-turn-helix transcriptional regulator, with protein sequence MRSMMHRVEVLKTIAHPVRIQILEELLKGVKCVSDFEDFLAISQPNVSQHLSLLRRQGLIDHYMDGRLRCYFLKDPIIPDLLEILKKDYIEELPAPACCPVTKKGTYPGDRQR encoded by the coding sequence ATGAGATCCATGATGCATAGGGTAGAAGTCCTAAAGACCATTGCACATCCGGTCAGGATACAGATTCTTGAAGAACTTCTGAAGGGTGTGAAATGCGTAAGCGACTTTGAGGACTTTCTTGCAATAAGCCAGCCGAACGTTTCCCAGCATCTGTCCCTGCTCAGAAGACAGGGGCTGATCGACCACTACATGGATGGAAGGCTCAGGTGCTACTTTCTGAAAGACCCGATCATCCCTGACCTGCTTGAGATCCTGAAAAAAGACTATATCGAAGAGTTGCCGGCACCGGCCTGCTGTCCGGTTACAAAAAAGGGCACCTATCCGGGAGATAGACAGAGATAG